A stretch of Pogona vitticeps strain Pit_001003342236 chromosome 5, PviZW2.1, whole genome shotgun sequence DNA encodes these proteins:
- the NDUFB2 gene encoding NADH dehydrogenase [ubiquinone] 1 beta subcomplex subunit 2, mitochondrial, producing MIGPLCRGAGGLRLVAGLLRARSGTGVVSGVRRSSEHGEFSYRQAPKITRYQIIVSESVSGFMWFWILWHCWHDYDEVLGHFPYPDVTQWTDEELGIPSDDE from the exons ATGATTGGGCCTCTGTGTCGAGGGGCCGGGGGTCTCCGCCTCGTCGCGGGGCTCCTTCGCGCCCGAAGTGGCACCGGTGTCGTGTCAGGAGTCCGGCG TTCCAGTGAACATGGTGAATTTTCCTACCGCCAGGCACCAAAGATAACCCGGTACCAGATCATCGTGTCTGAATCAGTTAGTGGCTTCATGTGGTTCTGGATCCTGTGGCACTGCTGGCATGATTATGATGAAGTGCTG GGCCATTTTCCTTATCCAGATGTGACTCAGTGGACAGATGAAGAACTAGGAATCCCTTCTGATGATGAATAG